Genomic segment of Buchnera aphidicola (Aphis nerii):
TTTCTTTTATTTTTAGTAGTAGTGTAATAATGGCCTGTACCTGAAGATGAAATCATTTTTATTTTTTCTCTATTTTTTTTAGCCATATTAATTACCTTTATTATTTATTTTTTGTATAATTGACTCTATTCCATTTTTA
This window contains:
- the rpmG gene encoding 50S ribosomal protein L33, translated to MAKKNREKIKMISSSGTGHYYTTTKNKRNTPDKLVLKKYDPTIRKHVLYNEGKIK